In the genome of Pigmentiphaga litoralis, one region contains:
- a CDS encoding 2-hydroxyacid dehydrogenase yields MSRPVVAFTRQYFPDTAEPLAHRADLRLSPADEALDAAGIVRHVAGCSAAVATTGCPFTASVIDQLPELRLIANVGVGYNNIDVAAATRRGIMVTNTPDVLTESTADMAWALLLAAGRRIGDSERWLRDGQWNRWAIDLWLGADLHGTTLGIVGMGRIGRAIARRAKGFGMNVIYHNRRTLPAGEDEGARWVDKAELLSTADHVILVVPYSAETHHIIGAEQLAAMKRTAVLVNIGRGGLVDDVALAQALKSGQIASAGLDVFENEPRIHPDLLAAPNAVLTPHIGSATFRTRRAMCDLAVANVADWLDGKPPRTLVNKDVLPV; encoded by the coding sequence ATGTCCCGTCCCGTGGTTGCTTTCACCCGTCAGTACTTTCCCGATACCGCCGAGCCCCTGGCCCATCGTGCGGACCTGCGGCTCAGCCCGGCAGACGAAGCCCTGGATGCGGCCGGAATCGTGCGCCACGTGGCGGGGTGCAGCGCAGCCGTTGCCACCACGGGCTGCCCGTTCACGGCCTCGGTGATCGACCAGTTGCCGGAACTGCGCCTGATCGCGAATGTGGGAGTGGGGTACAACAATATCGACGTGGCCGCCGCCACCCGCCGCGGGATCATGGTGACCAACACGCCGGACGTGCTGACTGAATCCACAGCCGACATGGCCTGGGCGTTATTGCTGGCCGCCGGCCGCCGGATCGGTGATTCGGAACGCTGGTTGCGCGACGGCCAGTGGAACCGCTGGGCCATCGACCTCTGGCTGGGCGCTGACCTGCACGGCACGACGCTGGGCATTGTCGGCATGGGTCGTATCGGCCGCGCGATTGCCCGCCGGGCAAAGGGCTTTGGCATGAACGTGATCTATCACAACCGCCGCACCTTGCCTGCCGGCGAAGACGAAGGCGCTCGCTGGGTGGACAAGGCCGAATTGTTGTCGACGGCCGACCACGTCATCCTGGTCGTGCCGTACTCGGCCGAAACGCACCACATCATCGGCGCAGAGCAACTGGCCGCGATGAAACGCACCGCCGTCCTTGTCAATATCGGGCGGGGCGGCCTGGTGGACGACGTGGCCCTGGCCCAGGCGCTCAAGTCCGGCCAGATTGCCTCAGCCGGCCTCGACGTATTCGAAAACGAGCCCCGCATTCACCCCGACCTGCTGGCCGCGCCCAACGCGGTCCTGACCCCGCACATCGGCAGCGCCACATTCCGCACGCGCCGCGCGATGTGCGACCTGGCTGTCGCCAACGTGGCCGACTGGCTGGACGGCAAGCCGCCCCGCACGCTGGTCAACAAGGACGTGCTGCCAGTCTGA
- a CDS encoding FeoA family protein, with the protein MTIRLSDLPYGQQAAVTTVEDVGLPDPIATRLRDLGFVAGEPVRIVARGPIGADPLLIQIGFTRFALRRAEAARVLVEPFAAG; encoded by the coding sequence ATGACCATTCGTCTCTCCGACCTGCCGTACGGCCAACAGGCGGCCGTGACTACGGTGGAGGACGTGGGGCTGCCGGATCCCATCGCCACACGCTTGCGCGACCTAGGATTTGTCGCTGGCGAGCCCGTGCGCATCGTTGCCCGAGGCCCGATTGGCGCCGACCCGCTGTTGATCCAGATCGGGTTCACACGTTTTGCCCTGCGCCGTGCCGAAGCGGCGCGCGTCCTGGTCGAACCCTTTGCTGCAGGCTGA
- a CDS encoding acyl-CoA-binding protein has product MSDLTTRFNDAVAASKTLSERPDNMTLLKMYSLYKQGSQGDASGERPGMTDFVARAKWDAWQTQSGKSREQAMEEYVALYDSLKD; this is encoded by the coding sequence ATGAGCGATCTGACGACACGATTCAACGACGCAGTTGCCGCAAGCAAGACCTTGTCGGAGCGGCCCGACAACATGACGCTGCTGAAGATGTACTCGCTCTACAAGCAGGGCAGCCAGGGCGATGCCTCGGGTGAACGCCCCGGCATGACGGATTTCGTGGCTCGCGCCAAGTGGGACGCGTGGCAGACGCAATCAGGCAAGAGCCGCGAGCAGGCAATGGAAGAATACGTGGCCTTGTACGACTCGCTGAAAGACTGA